A single region of the Kocuria rosea genome encodes:
- a CDS encoding Gfo/Idh/MocA family protein has protein sequence MEPIVVGLLGITHPHASARVRALREIDGVEVVAAADDDSRLNYFTDKYDMEARSVEAVLQDERINAIMVHSKSKDMVAHALRALEAGKSVVVEKPGGGTVEDLERLAEAEAQAGPGQVVQVGYNVRLAQSITRAKELIEAGVIGEVVTVAARGAALVGEHRTAHLNQPADMGGVLWILGCHMLDSLVHMFGAPESVNARVHKSARLSDETSREDSAAVLLNYPDMSMTFSFDGHDPLEWFESSRITVYGTAGMIELGILPQKLRVYVEKDRAGWPAGWTEWTQSYFTPPFARTEANKFSELPELENISNFHTEMRGWVQSIRTGAPVVAPVADALAVARIVKACYRSEKDRGACIEVATA, from the coding sequence TTGGAACCGATTGTCGTAGGACTACTGGGCATCACCCACCCGCACGCCTCCGCGCGGGTCCGTGCCCTCCGGGAGATCGATGGGGTCGAGGTGGTGGCCGCCGCCGACGACGACTCGCGGCTGAACTACTTCACCGACAAGTACGACATGGAGGCCCGCAGTGTGGAGGCCGTGCTCCAGGACGAGCGCATCAACGCGATCATGGTCCACTCCAAGAGCAAGGACATGGTCGCCCACGCGCTGCGCGCCCTGGAGGCCGGCAAGTCCGTGGTGGTGGAGAAGCCCGGCGGTGGCACGGTGGAGGACCTGGAGCGCCTGGCCGAGGCCGAGGCCCAGGCCGGGCCCGGGCAGGTCGTCCAGGTCGGCTACAACGTGCGCCTGGCCCAGTCGATCACCCGGGCCAAAGAGCTGATCGAGGCCGGGGTGATCGGGGAGGTCGTCACCGTCGCCGCCCGTGGTGCGGCCCTGGTGGGCGAGCACCGCACCGCGCACCTGAACCAGCCGGCGGACATGGGCGGGGTCCTGTGGATCCTGGGCTGTCACATGCTCGACTCCCTCGTGCACATGTTCGGTGCCCCCGAGTCCGTCAACGCCCGGGTGCACAAGTCCGCCCGCCTCTCGGATGAGACCAGCCGGGAGGACTCCGCGGCGGTGCTGCTGAACTACCCGGACATGTCCATGACCTTCAGCTTCGACGGCCACGATCCGCTCGAGTGGTTCGAGAGCTCCCGGATCACCGTCTACGGCACCGCCGGGATGATCGAGCTCGGCATCCTGCCCCAGAAGCTGCGGGTCTACGTGGAGAAGGACCGGGCCGGCTGGCCGGCCGGCTGGACCGAATGGACGCAGAGCTACTTCACACCGCCGTTCGCCCGCACCGAGGCGAACAAGTTCTCCGAGCTGCCCGAGCTGGAGAACATCAGCAACTTCCACACCGAGATGCGCGGATGGGTCCAGAGCATCCGCACCGGAGCCCCGGTGGTGGCCCCGGTCGCCGACGCCCTGGCCGTGGCGCGCATCGTCAAGGCCTGCTACCGCTCCGAGAAGGACCGTGGAGCCTGCATCGAGGTGGCCACGGCATGA
- a CDS encoding sugar phosphate isomerase/epimerase family protein: MNPDLIATCWVSAGDAAPMRGDETSPIPLAERITAIAQTGWAGIGLVHADLVQARDTIGYPELSRLIREAGIGIVEVEFLNEWWTTGAERAAADALRADLFEAATALGARHIKVGAGMTGQSGPLPFATLADAFSDLADEAADAGIRLALEATPFSHLRTTHEAVEVINQADNPAAGLLIDIWHTYRGGLSHDDLYNVVPIERVYAVEIDDGLEQIVGTVFEDTINNRAYCGEGDFDTATFIQRTLEAGYQGPWGVEIISAQHRSKPLLEGLRYAHETALSSFSHALQKI; this comes from the coding sequence ATGAACCCTGACCTGATTGCCACCTGCTGGGTGAGTGCCGGCGACGCCGCCCCCATGCGCGGGGACGAGACCAGCCCCATCCCCCTGGCCGAGCGCATCACCGCCATCGCCCAGACCGGGTGGGCCGGCATCGGCCTGGTCCACGCCGACCTGGTGCAGGCCCGCGACACCATCGGCTACCCCGAGCTCTCCCGGCTGATCCGCGAGGCGGGCATCGGCATCGTGGAGGTCGAGTTCCTCAACGAGTGGTGGACCACCGGGGCCGAGCGGGCAGCAGCCGATGCTTTGCGCGCCGATCTGTTCGAAGCCGCCACCGCCCTGGGGGCCCGGCACATCAAGGTCGGGGCGGGCATGACCGGCCAAAGCGGGCCTCTGCCGTTCGCGACGTTGGCCGACGCGTTCTCCGATCTGGCCGACGAGGCCGCCGACGCCGGGATCCGCCTGGCCCTGGAAGCCACCCCGTTCTCTCACCTGCGCACCACGCACGAGGCGGTGGAGGTCATCAACCAGGCCGACAACCCCGCCGCGGGCCTGCTGATCGACATCTGGCACACCTACCGGGGCGGGCTCTCCCACGACGACCTGTACAACGTGGTGCCGATCGAACGGGTCTACGCCGTGGAGATCGACGACGGGCTCGAGCAGATCGTCGGCACCGTCTTCGAGGACACGATCAACAACCGCGCCTACTGCGGGGAAGGCGACTTCGACACCGCCACCTTCATCCAGCGCACCCTCGAGGCCGGCTACCAGGGCCCGTGGGGTGTGGAGATCATCTCGGCCCAGCACCGCAGCAAGCCCCTCCTCGAGGGCCTGCGCTACGCCCACGAGACCGCTTTGAGCTCCTTCTCCCACGCCCTCCAGAAGATCTGA
- the iolG gene encoding inositol 2-dehydrogenase, with the protein MSNDRRLRLALFGSGRIGQVHARNVAANPDLDLVLIADPFIDAAQRLAAQTGARAVQDPAEVFAEPGLDGVIIGSPTPTHVDLITRAAAHGLAVLCEKPIDLDIDTVRACQEQISGHTVPIMLGFNRRFDPNFAEVRARVEAGEVGALEQLIITSRDPAPAPRDYIASSGGIFRDMTIHDLDMARFFVPDIVEVTAVGANVFSEEIKELDDYDSVTVTLRGSGGELITIINSRHCASGYDQRLEAFGATGMLTAGNVTSTTVRKSGATGTEEAGAFMPFFLERYGQAYRSELDAFAHSIRTGAPCSPSFDDGVTALVLANAAAESAATGKSVTVARAAAPSAG; encoded by the coding sequence ATGTCCAACGACCGACGCCTGCGCCTGGCCCTGTTCGGCTCCGGGCGGATCGGGCAGGTCCACGCCCGCAACGTGGCCGCCAACCCCGACCTCGACCTGGTCCTGATCGCCGACCCCTTCATCGACGCCGCCCAGCGTCTGGCGGCGCAGACCGGCGCGCGGGCCGTGCAGGACCCCGCAGAGGTCTTCGCCGAGCCAGGCCTCGACGGGGTCATCATCGGCTCTCCCACCCCCACCCACGTCGACCTCATCACCCGTGCGGCCGCCCACGGGCTGGCCGTGCTGTGCGAGAAGCCCATCGACCTGGACATCGACACCGTCCGGGCCTGCCAGGAACAGATCAGCGGCCACACCGTGCCCATCATGCTCGGCTTCAACCGCCGCTTCGACCCCAATTTCGCCGAGGTCCGCGCCCGGGTGGAAGCCGGAGAGGTCGGGGCGCTGGAGCAGCTGATCATCACCAGCCGCGACCCCGCCCCGGCCCCGCGCGACTACATCGCCAGCTCCGGGGGCATCTTCCGGGACATGACCATCCACGACCTGGACATGGCCCGGTTCTTCGTCCCGGACATCGTGGAGGTCACCGCCGTGGGCGCCAACGTCTTCAGCGAGGAGATCAAGGAGCTCGACGACTACGACTCCGTCACCGTCACCCTGCGCGGCAGCGGCGGTGAGCTGATCACCATCATCAACTCCCGTCACTGCGCCTCCGGCTACGACCAGCGCCTGGAAGCCTTCGGCGCCACCGGCATGCTCACCGCCGGCAACGTCACCTCGACCACGGTGCGCAAGTCCGGTGCCACCGGGACCGAGGAAGCCGGCGCGTTCATGCCGTTCTTCCTCGAGCGCTACGGCCAGGCCTACCGGTCCGAACTGGACGCCTTCGCCCACTCCATCCGCACCGGCGCGCCCTGCTCACCCAGCTTCGACGACGGTGTCACCGCCCTGGTCCTGGCCAACGCCGCCGCCGAATCCGCGGCCACTGGCAAGAGCGTGACCGTGGCCCGGGCCGCCGCACCCAGCGCGGGCTGA
- a CDS encoding Gfo/Idh/MocA family oxidoreductase, which translates to MKTLTLGLVGVGRIGQMHAQNLLTVRDQVAARGVQLEIVLADADPQAARQVGDRLGLRAAGSLEAMIGEGIDGLIIATNTATHPDLIRAGLAAGLPVFCEKPVSSDVIGALPLLKEIEAASGVVQIGHQRRFDAGYQEAKRRFEAGDLGWLHSLRAVSGDAFPPAVEYLASSGGIFRDMSVHDFDLIRWLTGQEIVEVYARGTNNGDPAIRAVGDVDTAQAVLTLADGTLATAAATRYNGAGHDVRLDVQGSKDTLVAGLDDRSALRSAEPEVNFPAGKAHATFAERFADAYVAELVAFVELVLGERENPCTPFDAVAASLVADAAQLSLTRGEPVAVPSLRAVLDGTAEPVPAVDLVPVPA; encoded by the coding sequence ATGAAGACTTTGACCCTGGGGCTCGTCGGCGTCGGCCGGATCGGCCAGATGCACGCCCAGAACCTGCTGACCGTCCGGGACCAGGTCGCCGCCCGCGGCGTGCAGCTGGAGATCGTGCTCGCCGACGCCGACCCGCAGGCCGCCCGCCAGGTCGGTGACCGGCTGGGCCTGCGCGCCGCCGGCAGCCTCGAGGCGATGATCGGGGAGGGCATCGACGGGCTCATCATCGCCACCAACACCGCCACCCACCCCGATCTGATCCGCGCCGGGCTCGCCGCCGGGCTGCCGGTGTTCTGCGAGAAGCCCGTCTCCTCCGACGTCATCGGCGCGCTGCCCCTGCTCAAAGAGATCGAGGCCGCCTCCGGGGTCGTCCAGATCGGCCACCAGCGCCGCTTCGACGCGGGCTACCAGGAGGCCAAGCGCCGCTTCGAGGCCGGCGACCTCGGCTGGCTCCACAGCCTGCGGGCCGTGTCCGGGGACGCGTTCCCGCCCGCGGTGGAGTACCTGGCGAGCTCCGGGGGGATCTTCCGCGACATGAGCGTGCACGACTTCGACCTGATCCGCTGGCTGACCGGCCAGGAGATCGTCGAGGTCTACGCCCGCGGCACCAACAACGGGGACCCCGCCATCCGCGCGGTCGGTGACGTCGACACGGCCCAGGCCGTGCTCACCCTCGCCGACGGCACCCTCGCCACGGCCGCGGCCACCCGCTACAACGGGGCCGGCCACGATGTCCGCCTCGACGTCCAGGGATCCAAGGACACCCTGGTCGCCGGCCTCGACGACCGCTCCGCGCTGCGCTCCGCCGAACCCGAGGTGAACTTCCCGGCCGGGAAAGCCCACGCGACCTTCGCCGAGCGGTTCGCCGACGCCTACGTGGCCGAGCTGGTCGCCTTCGTCGAACTCGTCCTGGGCGAACGCGAGAACCCGTGCACCCCCTTCGACGCCGTCGCCGCCTCCCTCGTGGCCGACGCCGCCCAGCTCTCCCTCACCCGGGGTGAGCCGGTGGCCGTCCCGTCGCTGCGCGCGGTCCTCGACGGCACAGCCGAACCGGTCCCCGCCGTCGACCTGGTCCCGGTCCCCGCCTGA
- a CDS encoding HAD-IA family hydrolase, with translation MKKSHHASHTTVVFDLGNVMVGWDPFLPFSDRMSREQWDRFAVDADFFSLNAKADSGVPCEEIIALAAGKCQDHGGLMRQYYERFDRSLTGPVVGVADIVGELELGDLRLLGLTNWSTETFHHAPTSAPTIDRLEAIMVSGREGLAKPDPAIFHRLIERFALTPTQTVFIDDSPRNVRTAHELGFTALRFTDAVSLRAALEELHLLD, from the coding sequence GTGAAGAAATCACATCATGCGTCACACACTACGGTTGTGTTCGATCTTGGGAATGTGATGGTTGGCTGGGATCCTTTTCTTCCCTTTTCTGACCGGATGAGTCGGGAGCAATGGGATCGATTTGCCGTGGATGCAGATTTCTTTTCGCTCAACGCCAAGGCTGATAGTGGTGTGCCTTGTGAGGAGATCATTGCCCTGGCCGCGGGGAAGTGCCAGGACCATGGTGGTCTGATGAGGCAGTACTACGAGAGGTTTGATCGTTCCCTGACCGGTCCGGTGGTGGGGGTTGCGGACATCGTGGGTGAGCTGGAGCTCGGGGACCTGAGGCTGCTGGGCTTGACCAACTGGTCCACGGAGACCTTCCATCACGCCCCCACCAGCGCCCCGACGATCGACCGCTTGGAAGCCATCATGGTCTCCGGGCGGGAAGGGCTGGCCAAACCGGACCCGGCGATCTTTCACCGGCTGATCGAAAGGTTCGCGCTGACGCCGACCCAGACCGTGTTCATTGATGATTCCCCTCGCAATGTCCGCACTGCGCACGAACTCGGTTTCACAGCACTCCGATTCACGGACGCAGTCAGCCTGCGCGCAGCGTTGGAAGAACTCCACCTCTTGGATTGA
- a CDS encoding amidase yields MLTESDFAYVSAAELARRVREQELTSVELIDICIDRIEKRNPSLNAFVYKGFDDARKAAKDADEVVRSGAELGVLHGVPTAIKDLFDFKPGWPATFGGVRALKDFSLDSYCVFAERVEKAGAVIVGKTNSPVMGYRGACDNPLFGATRNPFDTSRNTGGSSGGSAAAVADGLVPFAEGTDGGGSIRIPAAWCGLYGYKASFGRVPSVVRPNAFGSTMPFLFEGPLTRTVEDAALVLNAISGHDPRDLFSLDDGPHDFTTDVGRDISGMRIAYTPDFGIFPVDRRIREVVDRAVQVFRDAGAIVEEVNIDIPYDQRQLSDLWCRQIMLVNVGAFENFKSNGLDLLADHREDFPEGYLRWADHVYGMSMAELNEGYVMRTAVCDAIQAVYTDFDLLVSPTLSAMPVLNADEPGATVGPSEVEGVEVDPYIGWCPTYLTNFTGHPAASIPAGLVDELPVGMQIQGRRYADGDVLAASGAYEKLRPWADTYDRCRQRNL; encoded by the coding sequence ATGCTTACCGAATCCGATTTCGCCTACGTCAGCGCAGCAGAACTCGCACGCCGGGTGCGTGAACAAGAGCTCACCTCTGTCGAGCTCATCGACATTTGCATCGACCGGATCGAGAAGCGCAACCCGAGCCTGAACGCCTTCGTATACAAGGGCTTCGACGATGCCCGGAAAGCCGCGAAGGATGCCGATGAGGTGGTGCGCTCCGGCGCCGAGCTGGGTGTCCTGCACGGGGTTCCGACCGCCATCAAGGACTTGTTCGACTTCAAGCCTGGATGGCCTGCCACCTTCGGTGGGGTGCGGGCACTGAAAGATTTCTCCCTGGACAGCTACTGCGTCTTCGCCGAACGGGTGGAGAAAGCCGGAGCGGTGATCGTGGGCAAGACGAACTCACCGGTCATGGGCTACCGCGGAGCCTGCGACAACCCCTTGTTCGGTGCCACCCGTAATCCGTTCGACACCTCCAGGAACACCGGCGGCTCCTCCGGTGGTAGCGCAGCAGCCGTGGCTGACGGACTGGTGCCGTTCGCGGAAGGCACGGACGGCGGAGGCTCCATCCGCATCCCGGCCGCCTGGTGCGGTCTCTACGGGTACAAGGCATCCTTCGGCCGCGTCCCCTCCGTAGTACGCCCCAACGCCTTCGGCAGCACGATGCCGTTCCTGTTCGAGGGCCCGCTCACCCGCACCGTCGAAGACGCCGCCCTGGTACTCAACGCAATTTCCGGACACGACCCCCGTGACCTCTTCAGTCTCGACGACGGCCCACACGACTTCACCACCGACGTGGGCCGGGACATCTCAGGCATGCGGATCGCCTACACCCCCGACTTCGGCATCTTCCCGGTCGATCGCCGCATCCGGGAGGTCGTCGACCGGGCGGTGCAGGTCTTCCGAGACGCCGGCGCCATCGTCGAAGAGGTCAACATCGACATCCCCTACGACCAGCGCCAGCTCAGCGACCTGTGGTGCCGACAGATCATGCTGGTCAACGTGGGCGCCTTCGAAAACTTCAAGAGCAACGGCCTGGACCTCCTGGCTGATCACCGCGAGGACTTCCCGGAGGGATACCTACGCTGGGCCGACCACGTCTACGGCATGTCGATGGCCGAGCTCAACGAGGGCTACGTGATGCGCACCGCCGTCTGCGACGCCATCCAGGCCGTCTACACGGATTTCGATCTGCTGGTCAGCCCGACCCTCAGCGCGATGCCGGTTCTCAACGCGGACGAGCCCGGGGCCACCGTCGGCCCCTCCGAGGTGGAAGGCGTGGAGGTGGATCCGTACATCGGGTGGTGCCCGACCTACCTCACCAACTTCACCGGCCACCCGGCTGCTTCAATTCCTGCTGGGCTGGTGGACGAGCTGCCGGTGGGCATGCAGATCCAGGGACGTCGGTACGCTGACGGTGACGTTCTGGCCGCCAGCGGCGCCTACGAGAAGCTGCGACCCTGGGCCGACACGTACGACCGCTGCCGGCAACGCAACCTGTAG
- a CDS encoding cold-shock protein, translating to MTTGTVKWFNADKGFGFITPEDGSKDVFAHFSAINSGGFRSLEENQRVEFETQDGPKGPQAANITVIS from the coding sequence ATGACTACTGGCACCGTGAAGTGGTTCAACGCCGACAAGGGCTTCGGCTTCATCACCCCCGAGGACGGCTCCAAGGACGTGTTCGCGCACTTCTCCGCGATCAACTCCGGCGGCTTCCGCTCCCTGGAGGAGAACCAGCGCGTGGAGTTCGAGACCCAGGACGGCCCCAAGGGCCCCCAGGCCGCGAATATCACCGTCATCTCCTGA
- a CDS encoding FUSC family protein, producing the protein MSAMSWPRDLPRLLRTRVRSGVRRVRKSFWHAVQMTAGGIAAFAIAQELFGHEGPIFAATSAIIVMGFSHDPRLRRVLEVAIGCTVGILVGDLLLKVLDAGLWQASAVLLTAILLARFLDSGSLFSTQMAIQSVLVVLLPVPAGGPFTRSVDAIVGGSVALLITALVPRDPRREPHANVRRVLAELAKVLQRAAVALETNDATPAWHALVRIRKAQPLVDTLQESLNSAQEVARLAPAYRRHRTELEDLNRSLDFIELAVRNSDALVRRLASAINNAALSEEAMDSLHGLLIDTADAVETFGRALTEADAGGGSELDMRRTRDELIAVAARLHPDPLGVRGLQGEGAILLLRPLVVDLLEATGMRHRTASGYLPKLH; encoded by the coding sequence ATGTCGGCCATGTCGTGGCCCAGGGATCTTCCCCGTCTGCTCCGGACCCGGGTGCGGTCGGGTGTACGCCGGGTCCGGAAGTCCTTTTGGCACGCCGTTCAGATGACCGCGGGTGGAATCGCGGCTTTCGCCATTGCCCAGGAGCTGTTTGGCCACGAAGGTCCGATCTTCGCGGCGACGTCAGCCATCATCGTTATGGGCTTTTCGCATGACCCGCGGCTGCGCCGAGTACTGGAAGTGGCCATCGGGTGCACCGTCGGCATCCTGGTGGGGGATCTCCTGCTGAAGGTGCTCGACGCGGGCCTGTGGCAGGCCTCCGCGGTGCTGTTGACGGCCATTTTGCTGGCCCGCTTCCTGGACAGTGGGTCGCTGTTCTCCACCCAGATGGCGATTCAGTCGGTCCTTGTGGTGCTGCTGCCGGTCCCGGCAGGAGGGCCTTTCACCCGCAGCGTGGATGCCATCGTGGGAGGCTCCGTGGCTCTGCTGATCACAGCGCTGGTGCCCCGCGATCCCCGGCGTGAACCCCACGCGAACGTCCGGCGGGTGCTGGCCGAGCTAGCCAAGGTCCTGCAGAGGGCCGCCGTCGCGTTGGAAACCAACGACGCGACACCGGCCTGGCACGCCCTGGTGAGGATCCGGAAAGCCCAACCCCTGGTCGACACGCTGCAGGAATCATTGAATTCAGCCCAGGAAGTCGCCCGGCTGGCGCCGGCCTATCGACGACATCGCACCGAACTGGAAGACCTGAACCGGTCACTGGACTTCATCGAGCTCGCCGTCCGCAACAGCGACGCGCTGGTGCGACGACTCGCCTCGGCCATCAACAACGCCGCTCTGAGCGAGGAAGCCATGGACTCCCTGCACGGGCTGCTGATCGACACCGCGGACGCGGTGGAGACCTTCGGCCGCGCCCTCACCGAAGCCGACGCCGGAGGAGGCTCGGAACTGGACATGCGCCGGACCCGGGACGAGCTGATCGCGGTGGCTGCCAGGTTGCATCCGGACCCGCTGGGGGTCCGGGGTCTGCAGGGCGAAGGCGCGATCCTGCTGCTGCGGCCGCTGGTGGTGGATCTGCTGGAGGCGACCGGGATGAGGCACCGGACGGCGTCCGGCTACCTGCCGAAGCTCCACTAG
- a CDS encoding IS3 family transposase (programmed frameshift): MGAPRKYPDELRERATRMAVEARRDPATKAGALARIGQQLGINPETLRNWVRQAEVDEGYRPGTTTDDAQRLAELEREVRELRRANAILRSASGFLRGGARPPTPQVVAYIDAHKGEYGVEPICKVLQVAPSTYYAAKTRPPSARSVSDAATTAVIAKVHAENYGVYGVTKVHAELRRNGHQVARCTVHRLMRAAGLRGVIRAKGPRTTVAGTGPETRPDLVERSFTAAAPDRLWVADITYCRTFAGWVYAAFVIDVFSRRVVGWQLSTSLRTDLALDALEMGLWTRSHDGHDTSGVVHHSDKGVQYVAVRYTQRLAEAGAVASVGSTGDSYDNALAEAFNSLFKAELIRNKGPWKSIEDLEIAVAEYVDWFNYRRLHGEIGLVPPAEFEDAYYRHHTAPATAGAALSSLH; this comes from the exons ATGGGAGCACCGAGGAAGTACCCGGATGAGTTGCGTGAGCGCGCCACCCGGATGGCGGTGGAGGCCCGACGGGACCCAGCGACGAAGGCCGGGGCGCTGGCGCGGATCGGGCAGCAGCTGGGGATCAACCCGGAGACGCTGCGGAACTGGGTCAGACAGGCCGAGGTCGACGAGGGATACCGGCCGGGCACCACCACTGATGACGCCCAGCGGCTGGCCGAGCTCGAAAGAGAAGTTCGGGAGCTCCGCAGGGCCAACGCCATCCTGCGGTCGGCCTCGG GCTTTCTTCGCGGCGGAGCTCGACCGCCCACACCACAGGTAGTGGCCTACATCGACGCCCACAAGGGCGAGTACGGGGTCGAGCCGATCTGCAAGGTTCTGCAGGTCGCCCCGAGCACCTATTACGCCGCCAAGACCCGCCCGCCCTCAGCGCGATCGGTCAGCGACGCGGCCACGACCGCGGTCATCGCCAAGGTGCATGCGGAGAACTACGGGGTGTACGGGGTCACCAAGGTCCACGCCGAGCTGCGCCGGAACGGCCATCAGGTGGCCAGGTGCACGGTGCACCGGCTCATGAGGGCGGCGGGTCTGCGTGGGGTCATTCGGGCCAAGGGCCCGCGCACCACGGTGGCCGGCACCGGACCGGAGACCCGCCCGGACCTGGTGGAACGATCTTTCACCGCCGCCGCCCCGGACCGGCTGTGGGTCGCCGACATCACGTATTGCAGAACGTTCGCCGGCTGGGTATACGCCGCCTTCGTCATTGACGTGTTCTCCCGGCGGGTGGTGGGGTGGCAGCTGTCGACCTCCCTGCGCACGGACCTGGCTCTGGACGCCCTCGAGATGGGGTTGTGGACCCGATCCCATGACGGCCATGACACCAGCGGGGTCGTGCATCATTCGGATAAGGGCGTTCAGTATGTCGCGGTGCGCTACACCCAGCGCCTGGCCGAGGCGGGGGCGGTGGCCTCGGTGGGATCCACTGGCGATTCGTACGACAACGCCCTCGCTGAGGCGTTCAACTCGCTGTTCAAGGCCGAGCTGATTCGCAACAAGGGCCCCTGGAAGTCGATCGAGGACCTGGAGATCGCGGTGGCCGAGTACGTCGACTGGTTCAATTACCGGCGCCTGCACGGAGAGATCGGGCTCGTGCCCCCGGCCGAGTTCGAGGACGCCTACTATCGTCACCACACCGCCCCGGCGACCGCCGGAGCGGCACTATCAAGCCTCCACTGA
- a CDS encoding transposase encodes MFTELFAQVLMIAARAGLGRFGTVAIDGTKIAANASIDANRGQDWFDRHVAGVVAEAEAADRAEDAAAGDGDGDERPDRVPAALGDRTRRQERIQQAAEELKVQQQRRTRAQAEHEAAALARRRRSEQGQPVVGRIPNGPHRLAEARAHLDREITSHQAKLDRYAALIAAGRKPMGRPPVAMADSTRVARARRVVANAEAAVEPVPDGKGLPKVVANTTDPQSRIMPTRRGFLQGYNAQVAVTSDQLIVAVQVGQTPNDQACFAPMMDAAQCAATRMHAHTGNPDHLVGTVLADAGYNSDANLTAAGPDRLIALGKRRDDQRAAAQEPAHGPPSAEATPREANAHRLRTREGRDLYKRRGATVEPGIGNLKKIIDRFSRRGLEHATNELHLAATAFNILKIHRATPTA; translated from the coding sequence GTGTTCACGGAGTTGTTCGCGCAGGTCTTGATGATCGCCGCCCGAGCCGGGCTGGGCCGGTTCGGCACGGTCGCAATCGACGGCACCAAGATCGCAGCTAACGCCTCGATCGATGCCAACCGTGGCCAGGACTGGTTCGACCGGCACGTGGCGGGCGTGGTCGCCGAGGCCGAGGCGGCGGACCGGGCCGAGGACGCTGCAGCGGGTGATGGGGATGGCGATGAGCGCCCGGATCGGGTGCCCGCGGCCTTGGGGGATCGCACCCGGCGGCAGGAGAGGATCCAGCAGGCCGCCGAAGAGCTCAAAGTCCAGCAGCAACGACGCACGAGGGCCCAGGCCGAGCACGAGGCCGCCGCGTTGGCGAGGCGCCGCCGCTCGGAGCAGGGGCAGCCGGTGGTCGGCCGGATCCCGAACGGGCCGCACCGGCTGGCCGAGGCACGGGCGCACCTGGACCGGGAGATCACCTCCCATCAGGCGAAACTGGACCGGTACGCCGCCCTGATCGCGGCCGGGAGGAAACCGATGGGGCGTCCGCCGGTGGCGATGGCCGACAGCACGAGGGTGGCGCGGGCCCGGCGCGTCGTGGCCAACGCCGAGGCCGCAGTGGAGCCGGTCCCGGACGGGAAGGGGCTGCCGAAGGTCGTGGCGAACACCACCGACCCGCAGTCGCGGATCATGCCGACCCGCCGAGGATTCCTGCAGGGATACAACGCCCAGGTCGCGGTCACCAGCGATCAACTCATCGTCGCGGTGCAAGTGGGACAGACCCCGAACGACCAAGCCTGCTTCGCTCCCATGATGGACGCCGCCCAGTGCGCGGCTACCCGGATGCACGCCCACACCGGCAACCCCGATCATCTGGTGGGCACCGTGCTGGCCGACGCCGGGTACAACAGTGATGCCAACCTCACCGCTGCAGGGCCGGACCGGTTGATCGCCTTGGGCAAGCGGCGCGACGACCAGCGCGCCGCAGCTCAGGAACCGGCACACGGGCCGCCCTCAGCGGAGGCGACCCCGCGTGAGGCCAACGCCCACCGGCTACGCACCCGTGAAGGCCGTGATCTCTACAAGCGTCGGGGCGCGACGGTGGAACCCGGCATCGGCAACCTGAAGAAGATCATCGACCGGTTCTCCCGCCGCGGCCTCGAGCACGCCACCAACGAGCTACACCTGGCCGCCACAGCGTTCAACATCCTCAAGATCCACCGAGCAACCCCCACAGCCTGA
- a CDS encoding YcnI family protein → MTNTLTSPRLITGTSALAVAAGLTALGLSPAAAHVTANATSTAAGGYTQITFSVPTESDTASTNKLELTLPEDTPFASVRTKPVDGWTAEITEAELPEPVQVGEGAITKAASTITWTADEENHAIDPGEFQTFTISVGPLPEEEGKQILLPVSQTYTDGRTVAWDQPATEGQEEPERPAPSVTITEAAADAHGHGTTEPTTAAAENTATTTEGGNTLGWAGLIAGLLGLAAGVTALLRTRHRG, encoded by the coding sequence ATGACGAACACCCTCACCTCCCCGCGCCTGATCACAGGCACGTCCGCCCTGGCGGTCGCCGCCGGGCTCACGGCTCTGGGCCTGTCCCCGGCCGCCGCCCACGTCACGGCGAACGCGACCTCCACCGCGGCCGGCGGCTACACCCAGATCACCTTCTCGGTGCCCACCGAGTCCGACACCGCCTCCACCAACAAGCTCGAGCTGACCCTGCCCGAGGACACCCCCTTCGCCTCCGTGCGGACCAAGCCCGTGGATGGCTGGACTGCTGAGATCACCGAGGCGGAACTGCCGGAACCGGTCCAGGTCGGGGAAGGGGCGATCACCAAGGCCGCCTCCACCATCACCTGGACCGCTGACGAGGAGAATCACGCAATCGACCCCGGCGAGTTCCAGACCTTCACCATCTCCGTCGGCCCCCTGCCTGAGGAAGAGGGCAAGCAGATACTGCTGCCGGTCTCCCAGACCTACACCGACGGGCGCACTGTCGCCTGGGACCAGCCGGCCACCGAGGGCCAGGAAGAGCCCGAGCGCCCCGCCCCCTCTGTGACCATTACGGAAGCAGCCGCCGACGCCCACGGCCACGGCACGACAGAGCCCACGACCGCAGCCGCCGAGAACACCGCCACCACCACGGAAGGCGGCAACACCCTGGGGTGGGCCGGACTCATCGCCGGGCTGCTCGGACTGGCCGCCGGGGTGACCGCCCTGCTCCGAACCCGCCACCGCGGCTGA